The proteins below come from a single Panicum hallii strain FIL2 chromosome 7, PHallii_v3.1, whole genome shotgun sequence genomic window:
- the LOC112899504 gene encoding uncharacterized protein LOC112899504, with protein sequence MAGFVDALRPEKFSGEHFKRWQTRVILWLSAMNVLWVSKGKPEGILTPDQEKAFTEANTLFVGAVIGTLVDRLQDVYLHHTDAKKLWDALEADYGGTDAGAELYIMEQYHDYKMTDGKSVVVQAHEIQCMAKELEHLKINLPDKFVAGGIIAKLPPSWRDFATTLKHKRMEISVSDLIASLDVEEKARAKDGRSKAAEGQTSVNMVQKSHGKGKGKGKKTKPQPTTTFKKKKFKEGQGCFVCGSTDHWAKKCPHRKGRKPSPEQKTVNTVTMAGVETNRSGFYRDDGQWVACYYS encoded by the exons ATGGCTGGATTTGTTGATGCTCTGAGGCCCGAGAAGTTCTCTGGCGAGCACTTCAAAAGATGGCAAACGAGAGTGATTCTGTGGCTCTCCGCCATGAACGTGCTGTGGGTGTCTAAGGGCAAACCTGAGGGGATTCTTACCCCTGATCAGGAGAAGGCCTTTACCGAGGCCAACACACTTTTTGTGGGCGCTGTGATCGGTACACTTGTAGATCGTCTACAGGATGTGTACCTACATCACACAGACGCTAAAAAGTTGTGGGACGCCCTGGAAGCCGATTATGGCGGCACAGATGCTGGCGCTGAGCTGTACATCATGGAGCAGTACCATGACTACAAGATGACCGATGGGAAATCTGTAGTCGTGCAGGCTCATGAGATACAGTGCATGGCCAAGGAGCTTGAGCATCTCAAGATCAACCTacccgacaagtttgtggctggTGGCATCATTGCCAAGTTGCCTCCTTCCTGGAGGGATTTTGCCACTACACTCAAACACAAGAGGATGGAGATATCAGTATCTGATCTGATAGCatctcttgatgttgaggagaaagcTCGGGCCAAGGATGGGCGATCTAAGGCTGCTGAGGGCCAGACTAGTGTCAACATGGTGCAAAAGTCTCATGGcaaaggcaagggcaagggaaagaagaccaagccgcagcctacaactactttcaagaagaagaaatttAAGGAAGGTCAAGGCTGTTTTGTGTGTGGATCTACTGATCATTGGGCAAAGAAGTGCCCACACCGCAAAGGAAGAAAGCCTTCACCTGAGCAGAAGACTGTGAACACGGTCACCATGGCTGgagtggaaacca accgctCGGGATTCTACCGTGATGATGGGCAATGGGTCGCATGCTACTATTCATAG